One Lacunisphaera limnophila DNA window includes the following coding sequences:
- a CDS encoding acetylxylan esterase: MPQRLLCLLLLVTALRAADTPISPVPSPADFRVATIQVRIAPDHRDWTYRLGEPAKFRIMVTADNTPVDQATVTYSVGPEMMPVATQTALVPLDGLVVDGGTLHTGGFIRCKASVEFAGRTYQGVGTAAFAPETIRPVQTDPADFDAFWQKGKDELAQIPVEAKVTLLPDACTDTVNVYHVGIRTVGRSWAAAGRVYGILTEPKAPGRYPAVLMVPGAGVRPYPGNTDLAARGVIVLEIGIHGLPVNLAKEVYDQLHAGALNGYQTFNLDDRDTYYYRRVYLNCIRANDFLVARPMWNGRDLLVTGASQGGLLSIVTAALDPRVTGLAAIHPALCDVAGPLHGRAGGWPHPFKPADDGTPSALATPAKIATLTYYDAVNFARRLKVPGFYIWGYNDEVCPPTSTFAAYNIITAPKTLAVQPEQAHTYPAEQGEAVNRWLLRTLKLN, from the coding sequence ATGCCCCAACGCCTGCTTTGCCTGCTCCTGCTCGTGACGGCCCTGCGCGCCGCCGACACCCCGATCAGCCCCGTCCCTTCGCCCGCCGATTTCCGCGTGGCCACCATCCAGGTGCGCATCGCACCCGATCACCGCGATTGGACCTACCGGCTGGGTGAACCGGCCAAGTTCCGCATCATGGTCACCGCGGACAACACCCCGGTGGACCAGGCCACGGTCACCTACTCGGTTGGGCCGGAAATGATGCCGGTGGCCACGCAGACCGCCCTGGTGCCGCTCGACGGTCTGGTGGTGGACGGCGGCACCCTGCACACGGGCGGCTTCATCCGCTGCAAGGCCTCGGTGGAGTTCGCCGGCCGCACCTACCAGGGCGTAGGCACGGCCGCCTTCGCGCCGGAGACCATCCGGCCCGTGCAAACCGACCCGGCCGACTTCGATGCCTTCTGGCAGAAGGGCAAGGACGAGCTCGCGCAGATCCCGGTCGAGGCCAAGGTGACGCTCCTGCCCGACGCCTGCACCGACACCGTGAACGTGTATCACGTCGGCATCCGCACCGTGGGCCGTTCCTGGGCGGCCGCCGGCCGCGTCTACGGCATCCTCACCGAGCCGAAGGCCCCGGGTCGCTACCCGGCCGTCCTGATGGTGCCCGGCGCCGGGGTGCGCCCTTACCCCGGCAACACCGACCTGGCCGCCCGCGGCGTGATCGTGCTCGAGATCGGCATCCACGGCCTGCCCGTCAACCTCGCTAAGGAAGTCTACGACCAGCTGCACGCCGGCGCCTTGAACGGCTACCAGACTTTCAACCTCGATGACCGCGACACTTACTACTATCGCCGGGTCTACCTGAATTGCATCCGCGCCAATGATTTTCTGGTCGCGCGCCCGATGTGGAACGGCCGGGACCTCCTCGTGACCGGCGCCAGCCAGGGCGGCCTGCTCTCCATCGTGACCGCCGCGCTCGACCCGCGCGTCACGGGCCTGGCCGCGATCCATCCCGCGCTCTGCGACGTCGCCGGCCCGCTCCACGGCCGCGCCGGCGGCTGGCCCCACCCCTTCAAACCGGCGGACGACGGCACGCCCTCGGCCCTGGCCACGCCGGCCAAGATCGCCACGCTCACCTACTACGACGCGGTGAACTTCGCCCGCCGCCTGAAGGTGCCCGGCTTCTACATCTGGGGCTACAACGATGAGGTCTGCCCGCCGACCTCCACGTTCGCCGCCTATAACATCATCACCGCGCCCAAGACCCTCGCTGTCCAGCCGGAGCAGGCCCACACCTACCCGGCGGAACAGGGGGAGGCGGTCAACCGCTGGCTGCTGCGCACGCTGAAGTTAAACTAA
- a CDS encoding GH1 family beta-glucosidase: protein MSFSTDFTWGAAAAAYQIEGAVAEDGRAPSIWDIHTHQPGRIFEGHTGDTACDHYHRYAEDVALLKNLGVKAYRLSIAWPRVIPQGTGKPNPKGLAFYDKLFDELLAAGITPWVTLFHWDLPNALQRRGGFSNRDMVEWFGDYAALMADRYGDRVKNWITFNEPPCTVGLGLLDGVFAPGYKLPHSECLLAAHHLLMAHGRGVQALRAGCDGKIKVSIAHTARERIPATGSKRDIEAARRDYFASTNRDMWNLSWWADPIMFGRYPEDGLKAFGAEVPEIRTGDMKLISQKVDLLSYNCYTGNRYRAAAGGTTEKVPDSWGIGNPRGTLPWLQVAPDALYWAAKFQTERYGLPIAFSENGFCNTDFVHLDGKVHDSQRIDFLSRYLAGLKRAAAEGVPVAGYFYWSILDNFEWCEGYKDRFGLIHVDYQTQKRTPKDSYYWYRDVIRRNGATL, encoded by the coding sequence ATGTCCTTCTCCACCGATTTCACCTGGGGCGCCGCCGCCGCCGCCTACCAAATTGAAGGCGCCGTCGCCGAAGACGGCCGCGCGCCCTCCATTTGGGACATCCACACCCACCAGCCCGGCCGCATCTTCGAAGGTCACACCGGTGACACCGCGTGCGACCACTACCATCGGTATGCGGAGGATGTCGCCCTCCTGAAGAATCTCGGCGTCAAGGCCTACCGCCTGTCCATCGCCTGGCCCCGCGTCATCCCGCAGGGCACCGGCAAGCCGAACCCCAAGGGCCTGGCCTTCTACGACAAGCTCTTCGACGAACTCCTCGCCGCCGGCATCACGCCCTGGGTCACGCTCTTCCACTGGGACCTGCCCAACGCGCTCCAACGCCGCGGCGGTTTCTCGAACCGCGACATGGTCGAGTGGTTCGGCGACTACGCCGCCCTCATGGCGGATCGCTACGGCGACCGGGTGAAGAACTGGATCACCTTCAACGAGCCGCCCTGCACCGTCGGCCTCGGCTTGCTCGACGGCGTCTTCGCCCCTGGTTACAAGCTCCCGCACAGCGAGTGCCTGCTCGCCGCCCACCACCTGCTGATGGCCCACGGCCGCGGCGTCCAGGCCCTCCGCGCCGGCTGCGACGGCAAGATCAAGGTCTCGATCGCCCACACCGCCCGCGAACGCATCCCCGCCACCGGCAGCAAGCGCGACATCGAGGCCGCCCGCCGCGACTACTTCGCCAGCACCAACCGCGACATGTGGAACCTCTCCTGGTGGGCCGACCCCATCATGTTCGGGCGCTACCCCGAGGACGGCCTCAAGGCCTTCGGCGCCGAGGTGCCCGAGATCCGCACCGGTGACATGAAGCTGATCTCCCAGAAGGTCGACCTGCTCAGCTACAATTGCTACACCGGCAACCGCTACCGCGCCGCCGCGGGCGGCACGACCGAAAAGGTCCCCGACAGCTGGGGCATCGGCAACCCCCGCGGCACGCTCCCGTGGCTGCAGGTCGCCCCCGACGCCCTCTACTGGGCCGCCAAGTTCCAGACCGAGCGTTACGGCCTGCCGATCGCCTTTTCGGAAAACGGTTTTTGCAACACCGACTTCGTCCACCTCGACGGCAAGGTGCACGACTCGCAACGCATCGACTTCCTCAGCCGCTACCTCGCGGGCCTCAAGCGCGCCGCCGCCGAGGGCGTGCCGGTCGCCGGCTACTTCTACTGGTCCATCCTCGACAACTTCGAGTGGTGCGAGGGCTACAAGGACCGCTTCGGCCTCATCCACGTCGACTACCAGACCCAGAAACGCACGCCCAAGGATTCCTACTACTGGTACCGCGACGTCATCCGCCGCAACGGCGCCACCCTCTGA
- a CDS encoding glycoside hydrolase family 130 protein, whose product MKLKIHAPALPNIPWQPRPKGNTDLLWRYSKNPVVGRRPLPHVTGIYNSAVVPWKKGFIGVFRTEGMSRVPHLHVGRSPDGLKFTFEPKPIVLTNADPEVTRFEYAYDPRVTLIDGVYYVTWCNGYHGPTIGIAKTTDFVNFEQVENAFLPYNRNGVLFPRKVNGKYLMLSRPSDTGHTPFGDIFTSESPDLVHWGKHRHVLGKGWPWFQGTKIGAGPSPIETSEGWLLIYHAVTGTCNGFVYSISAMLLDLDQPWKVIASANQALLCPEAEYELSGFVPGVCFPVGALCDAATGRLALYYGAADTFTALCFGNVEDIVRFVKENPLQK is encoded by the coding sequence ATGAAACTGAAGATCCACGCCCCCGCGCTTCCGAACATCCCCTGGCAGCCCCGCCCGAAGGGCAACACCGACCTGCTCTGGCGTTACAGCAAGAACCCCGTCGTCGGCCGCCGCCCGCTCCCGCACGTCACCGGCATCTACAACAGCGCCGTCGTTCCGTGGAAGAAGGGCTTCATCGGCGTGTTCCGCACCGAGGGCATGTCCCGCGTCCCGCACCTGCACGTCGGCCGCAGCCCCGACGGCCTCAAGTTCACCTTCGAGCCCAAACCGATCGTCCTCACGAACGCCGACCCCGAGGTCACCCGCTTCGAATACGCCTACGACCCGCGCGTGACGCTCATCGACGGCGTCTACTACGTCACCTGGTGCAACGGCTACCACGGTCCGACCATCGGCATCGCCAAGACCACGGACTTCGTGAACTTCGAGCAGGTCGAGAACGCCTTCCTGCCCTACAACCGCAACGGCGTGCTCTTCCCCCGCAAGGTCAACGGCAAGTACCTCATGCTCAGCCGGCCCTCCGACACCGGCCACACGCCCTTCGGCGACATCTTCACCAGCGAGAGCCCCGACCTCGTCCACTGGGGCAAACACCGCCACGTCCTCGGCAAGGGTTGGCCCTGGTTCCAGGGCACGAAGATCGGCGCCGGTCCTTCGCCCATCGAGACCAGCGAGGGCTGGCTGCTCATCTATCACGCCGTCACGGGCACCTGCAACGGCTTCGTCTACTCCATCAGCGCCATGCTGCTCGACCTCGACCAGCCGTGGAAGGTCATCGCGTCGGCCAACCAGGCCCTGCTCTGCCCCGAGGCGGAGTATGAGCTCTCCGGTTTCGTCCCCGGCGTGTGTTTCCCGGTCGGTGCCCTCTGCGACGCCGCCACCGGCCGCCTGGCGCTCTATTATGGCGCCGCCGACACCTTCACCGCGCTCTGCTTCGGCAACGTCGAGGACATCGTCCGGTTCGTGAAGGAAAATCCCCTCCAGAAATGA